A window of the Bacteroides thetaiotaomicron VPI-5482 genome harbors these coding sequences:
- a CDS encoding Sb-PDE family phosphodiesterase: MKIKKVLMGVALAAMCLMSAQAQRRNEIQVPNLNGYTTLKCDFHMHSVFSDGLVWPTVRVDEAYREGLDAISLTEHIEYRPHKKDIIADHNRSYELSQKQAKKLGILLIRGSEITRSMPPGHFNAIFLNDSNPLEQKAYKDAFNEAKKQGAFIFWNHPGWARQQPDSTLWWPEHTQLYNDGCMHGIEVANGGLFMPEAIQWCLDKNLTMIGTSDIHQPIQTDYDFSKGEHRTMTFVFAKERSPEGIREALDNRRTAVYYRELVIGREEILRPFFEKCVDIKEVKRTEKEVTFSVMNATDLVLKLKKTAHDPSLVYFREMTLKPHTQHTISVKFDNGIKGGDCNFEVTNFIVAPDKGLDYTIKL, from the coding sequence ATGAAAATTAAAAAAGTATTGATGGGAGTTGCACTGGCAGCAATGTGTTTAATGAGCGCACAAGCGCAACGCCGCAATGAGATTCAAGTTCCCAATCTGAATGGGTACACTACTTTAAAATGTGACTTTCACATGCACAGTGTTTTTTCGGACGGTCTGGTATGGCCTACCGTACGTGTAGACGAAGCATATCGAGAAGGACTGGATGCCATTTCTCTGACAGAACATATAGAGTACCGCCCGCACAAAAAAGACATTATAGCAGATCATAACCGCTCTTATGAACTGTCTCAGAAGCAGGCGAAGAAGTTAGGAATACTTCTAATCAGAGGCAGTGAAATCACCCGTTCCATGCCTCCGGGACATTTTAATGCAATCTTCCTGAACGACTCCAATCCATTGGAACAAAAGGCATATAAAGACGCTTTCAATGAGGCAAAAAAACAAGGAGCCTTTATCTTCTGGAATCATCCGGGCTGGGCACGCCAGCAGCCGGACTCCACCCTGTGGTGGCCTGAGCATACACAACTCTACAATGACGGCTGCATGCACGGCATTGAAGTAGCCAACGGTGGTCTTTTCATGCCCGAAGCCATTCAATGGTGTCTGGACAAGAATCTGACCATGATAGGAACTTCCGATATCCACCAGCCTATCCAGACAGACTATGATTTTTCAAAAGGCGAACACCGCACGATGACGTTTGTCTTTGCCAAAGAACGTTCTCCGGAAGGTATCCGTGAAGCACTCGACAATCGCCGCACCGCCGTTTATTACCGCGAACTGGTGATCGGGCGTGAAGAAATCCTCCGTCCCTTCTTTGAAAAATGCGTAGACATAAAAGAAGTGAAACGCACCGAAAAAGAAGTGACATTTTCTGTCATGAACGCTACCGATCTGGTACTGAAACTGAAAAAGACCGCACATGATCCTTCTTTGGTCTATTTCCGCGAAATGACATTGAAACCACATACGCAGCATACAATCTCTGTGAAGTTTGACAACGGTATCAAAGGAGGCGACTGCAATTTTGAAGTTACCAACTTCATCGTAGCCCCCGATAAAGGTTTGGATTACACCATCAAACTATAA
- a CDS encoding IPT/TIG domain-containing protein, translating into MNRYLSLACSLVAFFYLSSCESYSEPTEKAHQSDQPIVLTSFYPKEGGARDKILLDGKNFGTDVSKIKVYFNNARASVVSSSGSRIYAIVPRLPGDNPRISVVVDTDSVAYEETYAYHTQALVSTVTGNGETSFLAGTLSTAQVYGKYLDLDAEGNLFMSWRDGGTFGIARINEQQNIVTPLIEADAANRILYANGLTVDRATGMLTAAHESVKEVTFTFDPREAWYPRQRNIKYSQSDLNSIVDADRYKNFVTFCPYDGYLYTRYRDGKIAKIDPNTFEGHIIHQGPSGSQYGQAINPAKPWLLYITLHSNAPTAYRQGISVLDLRDPDGTGGFKRLNAPGGSAFRDGPIEDALFNYPKDIKFDNDGNMFVADYGNHCIRMISADNIVTTVAGQPGVAGYKDGGPVESLFKNPWGVAVNEQGDIYIADWGNARIRKLVIE; encoded by the coding sequence ATGAATCGTTACTTATCCCTAGCCTGCTCGCTGGTAGCTTTCTTCTATTTATCGAGTTGCGAAAGCTACAGTGAGCCCACCGAGAAAGCCCACCAATCCGATCAACCGATTGTACTGACCTCCTTCTATCCCAAAGAAGGCGGAGCACGTGACAAAATTCTTCTGGACGGAAAAAACTTCGGCACCGACGTGAGTAAAATCAAAGTATATTTCAACAATGCCAGGGCCTCCGTCGTTTCATCAAGCGGAAGCCGTATTTATGCCATTGTACCGCGCCTTCCGGGCGATAATCCCCGTATCTCCGTAGTGGTCGACACCGATTCTGTCGCTTACGAAGAAACATATGCTTATCATACACAGGCATTGGTCAGCACGGTCACCGGAAACGGTGAAACGAGCTTCCTTGCCGGAACACTCTCCACCGCTCAGGTATATGGCAAATATCTTGATCTGGATGCCGAAGGCAATCTTTTCATGTCATGGCGTGACGGCGGCACATTTGGAATCGCCCGGATAAACGAACAACAGAACATTGTGACTCCTCTCATTGAAGCAGATGCCGCCAACCGTATCTTATATGCCAACGGCTTAACGGTGGACCGTGCCACCGGAATGCTGACCGCCGCACACGAATCGGTCAAAGAAGTGACGTTTACCTTCGACCCGCGTGAAGCCTGGTATCCCCGCCAGCGTAACATAAAATACTCACAGTCGGATCTGAACTCAATCGTAGATGCCGACAGATACAAGAATTTCGTCACCTTCTGCCCTTATGACGGCTATCTATATACACGATACCGTGATGGAAAGATCGCTAAAATAGATCCCAACACATTCGAAGGACACATTATCCATCAAGGTCCCAGCGGATCACAATACGGACAGGCGATTAATCCTGCGAAGCCCTGGCTTCTGTATATAACGCTTCACTCCAACGCCCCTACCGCATACAGACAAGGGATTTCGGTGCTCGACCTCCGCGATCCGGATGGAACAGGCGGATTTAAGCGTCTCAATGCTCCCGGCGGCAGCGCTTTCCGCGACGGTCCGATTGAAGATGCCCTGTTCAATTATCCCAAGGATATCAAGTTTGACAACGACGGCAATATGTTCGTAGCCGACTATGGCAACCATTGCATCCGCATGATATCTGCCGACAATATCGTCACGACAGTTGCCGGACAGCCCGGCGTCGCCGGATACAAGGACGGAGGACCGGTAGAGTCCTTATTCAAGAATCCCTGGGGAGTGGCTGTCAATGAACAGGGAGACATTTACATTGCAGACTGGGGCAATGCACGCATTCGCAAATTGGTTATCGAATAA